The following proteins are co-located in the Apium graveolens cultivar Ventura chromosome 5, ASM990537v1, whole genome shotgun sequence genome:
- the LOC141660266 gene encoding uncharacterized protein LOC141660266, with protein MAAENAIASAPDTQLFMLFSDLLQQVEELNNHEEVELRAKIEALGLEVTKVPSKSKKNFDDQEIAKELDQLSAKLDDVDEMMSSAIVADPQLNFFLSNIPVIVESSDKRRNLTESLEDDNLSQSEDNEAPC; from the coding sequence ATGGCTGCAGAAAATGCAATTGCATCAGCCCCTGATACACAGCTCTTTATGCTATTCTCGGATCTTCTCCAGCAGGTGGAAGAATTGAACAACCATGAAGAAGTTGAATTACGAGCCAAAATTGAAGCGCTTGGATTAGAGGTTACGAAAGTTCCTTCCAAGTCGAAAAAGAATTTTGACGACCAAGAAATAGCAAAGGAGTTGGATCAACTATCTGCAAAACTTGATGATGTTGATGAGATGATGTCCTCCGCGATAGTTGCAGATCCTCAGCTGAACTTCTTTCTTAGTAATATACCAGTTATCGTGGAATCTTCAGATAAAAGGCGCAACTTGACAGAATCACTTGAAGATGACAATCTATCTCAAAGTGAGGACAATGAGGCTCCATGCTAA